A single Nocardioides sp. JS614 DNA region contains:
- the mobF gene encoding MobF family relaxase, protein MSLHKLTAGSGYDYLTRQVAAMDATDKGHTGLASYYTEKGETPGVWVGSGMEGIEGLDAGDVVTADHMQNLFGAGHHPLATARTKELDLRVGRAGVGSPTAADYKAAARLGTPFKVYENDVSAFRVEVAKRLAAVNEAAGLPGDWPVPAEERARIRTEIGRDFFRAEHGREPADARELAATIAKHSRPKTNAVAGYDLTFSPVKSVSTLWALADPKTAAVIEGAHQSAIKDALNFIETKALFTRQGTNGIRQVNVRGLLATAFTHRDSRAGDPDLHTHVAVANKVQTLDGKWLAIDGRLLYKAKVSASETYNTALERHLGDALGVRFAERPNPDARKRPVREIVGVDPDLNHRFSKRRVSVEARRKELAAQFQATHGRPPTPIETLQLAQRATLETREAKHEPRSLNDQREAWDREAVEVLGSPRGLQQMLHGTLNPTAAGTAPVADAAWFAKTGDRIVTTMEGGRATWQYWHVYAEAQRQVRAANVPTDQVSTVVGLLVSEVLDGRSVSITRPFDEISEPPELRKLDGASVYTVGGVHLFTSSKVLAAEERLVEAAGRRDGYAVDEQNVALALLESEANGVTLNAGQATLVKEMATSGARLQLAIAPAGSGKTTAMRALAQAWTDGGGSVIGLAPSAAAADALRVSMGSQIDTQTDTLAKLTHSLEQSQVTGAEVPDWVAGIGPQTLVVIDEAGMADTLSLDIAVQHVLERGGSVRLVGDDQQLAAIGAGGVLRDIRATHGALQLTELVRFTDPAEGAASLALREGKGEALGFYLDRDRVHVGDLATMTEDVFAAWQADRAAGLDAIMLAPTRELVSELNQQARAHRLEGADPASVGPARRLADGNEASIGELIITRTNDRKLRTSATDWVKNGDRWTVLGLHEGGDLTVQHTQHGRTVRLPREYVETSTELGYACTVHTAQGVTTDTMHGLATGNESRQQLYTMLTRGKSGNHIYLQVVGDGDPHSVIHPTLVRPLTPTDILESMLARDDAQRSATSLMREQADPATQLGEAAQRYLDSLYVAAENHLRNTAGPDGSNVVEALDSTVDQLLPGLADEAAWPTLRAHLLLLGAAGENPVEAMRAAASDRELVSAEDRAAVLDWRLDASGMRNVGTGPLPWIPGVPERLADDPHWGAYLDQRAHLVDQLADEVRGRAAAQTSLPTWAQNGIRPDTDTVADVEVWRAAMQVPLDDRRPTGAPQLQKASSTYQRRLNRRITGDHTPALTEWRQLLYSLAPQVRGDEFTPLLAERLAAMSRAGVEAHQLLRTATAADTGAGPLPDEHAAAALWWRMARHLSPAVAAQVGDGSHGEGVTTSWAAQLPELLSDERSARIQASAWWPALVSNIDHGLQRGWQLEALLSAGSALPSDDIDECQALVWRTSIALEPIPDEHEHDDHFDEPPVDMWDGVEPDPATLVDHPDDTEWPLPHDLEADGDHLVDHPEPDEAIDQVDVAPAAADNVDEQQFVEGDLTLAAYIRDLGGTPLEPTAADIRLMYQRADEWYSFPVTRERMIEINEITQTFFESRFTDSWGRDYLTGRFGIDLAGHEHFRPGQAPAGWTNLVDHLRHRGVSGAEMLATGVATTASTGRLIDRFRDRVMFPVVHNGEVLGFVGRRRPELTDADQANGRGGPKYLNTADTPLFHKGAQLYGVVDELLAEGAVPVIVEGPMDAIAVTLASAARYVGVAPLGTSLTDEQASQLGGIGRDPIVATDADLAGEVAAERDFWMLTPHGLDPGYARFPEGLDPADLLAQRGPAALTASLASGQTLGDQLLSERLDNLAPEQARVAAMRVLAARPSRAWAPGTNLVRARLKLSQLQSRRDLRDAIKAWDADPRRAARAELNSSSEVRARLEAAAAKSPAERWAPLAREVDPRLAEQDDWPATAAMLQQAHEQGHDVSAATRALVAAAPLGDAPARELRYRLVRQVGFGEHDAESTDRDAPKRRRDAGTGHELGSSNPVHRSRRR, encoded by the coding sequence ATGAGCCTCCACAAGCTGACGGCCGGATCGGGGTACGACTACCTGACCCGCCAGGTCGCAGCGATGGACGCCACTGACAAGGGTCACACCGGGCTCGCGAGCTACTACACCGAGAAGGGCGAGACCCCCGGCGTGTGGGTCGGATCCGGCATGGAGGGCATCGAGGGCCTGGACGCCGGCGACGTCGTCACCGCCGATCACATGCAGAACCTGTTCGGCGCCGGGCACCACCCGCTGGCCACCGCACGCACCAAGGAGCTGGATCTGCGGGTCGGGCGCGCCGGCGTCGGGAGCCCGACCGCGGCCGACTACAAGGCTGCAGCGCGTCTCGGCACCCCGTTCAAGGTCTACGAGAACGACGTCAGCGCCTTCCGGGTGGAGGTCGCCAAACGCCTCGCGGCCGTCAACGAGGCCGCTGGGCTGCCGGGCGACTGGCCGGTCCCAGCCGAGGAGCGGGCACGGATCCGCACCGAGATCGGGCGTGATTTCTTCCGGGCCGAGCACGGCCGCGAGCCTGCCGACGCGCGCGAGCTCGCCGCCACGATCGCCAAGCACTCCCGGCCCAAGACCAACGCCGTGGCCGGCTACGACCTCACCTTCTCGCCGGTGAAGAGCGTCTCCACGCTTTGGGCACTGGCCGACCCCAAGACCGCCGCGGTCATCGAGGGCGCTCACCAGTCGGCGATCAAGGACGCGCTGAACTTCATCGAGACCAAGGCGCTGTTCACCCGCCAGGGCACAAACGGGATCCGCCAGGTCAACGTCCGCGGCCTGCTGGCCACGGCGTTCACCCACCGCGACTCCCGCGCCGGCGACCCGGATCTGCACACCCACGTCGCGGTCGCGAACAAGGTCCAGACCCTCGACGGAAAGTGGCTGGCGATCGACGGCCGGCTGCTCTACAAGGCCAAGGTCTCTGCCTCGGAGACCTACAACACCGCGCTCGAGCGGCACCTGGGCGACGCGCTGGGGGTACGGTTCGCGGAACGGCCGAATCCCGACGCCCGGAAGCGGCCGGTGCGCGAGATCGTCGGCGTCGACCCCGACCTCAACCACCGCTTCTCCAAGCGCCGCGTCAGCGTCGAAGCCCGCCGCAAGGAGCTGGCCGCCCAGTTCCAGGCGACCCACGGCCGCCCGCCGACACCGATCGAGACGCTGCAGCTGGCCCAGCGGGCCACCCTGGAGACCCGCGAGGCCAAGCACGAGCCCCGCTCGCTCAACGACCAGCGGGAGGCCTGGGACCGCGAGGCGGTCGAGGTCCTCGGCTCACCGCGAGGCCTCCAGCAGATGCTCCACGGCACACTCAACCCGACCGCCGCCGGAACCGCCCCGGTCGCCGACGCGGCGTGGTTCGCCAAGACCGGCGACCGGATCGTGACGACGATGGAAGGCGGCCGCGCCACCTGGCAGTACTGGCACGTCTATGCCGAGGCCCAACGCCAGGTGCGGGCCGCCAACGTGCCCACCGACCAGGTCAGCACCGTCGTCGGCTTACTGGTCAGCGAGGTCCTCGACGGCCGCTCGGTCAGCATCACTCGCCCCTTCGACGAGATCTCCGAACCGCCCGAGCTGCGCAAGCTGGACGGCGCCTCGGTCTACACCGTCGGCGGCGTCCACCTGTTCACCTCGAGCAAGGTCCTGGCCGCCGAAGAGCGCCTCGTGGAGGCCGCCGGCCGCCGCGACGGCTACGCGGTCGACGAGCAGAACGTCGCCCTGGCGCTCCTGGAGTCCGAAGCCAACGGGGTCACCCTCAACGCCGGCCAAGCCACCTTGGTCAAGGAGATGGCCACCTCCGGCGCCCGCCTGCAGCTGGCGATCGCGCCCGCCGGCTCGGGCAAGACCACCGCGATGCGGGCGCTCGCCCAGGCCTGGACCGACGGCGGCGGCAGCGTGATCGGCCTCGCCCCCTCAGCCGCGGCCGCGGACGCACTGAGGGTCTCGATGGGCTCCCAGATCGACACCCAGACCGACACCCTCGCCAAACTCACCCACTCGCTCGAGCAGTCCCAGGTCACCGGCGCCGAGGTGCCTGACTGGGTCGCCGGCATCGGCCCCCAGACGCTCGTGGTGATCGACGAGGCCGGCATGGCCGACACGCTCTCCCTCGACATCGCCGTGCAACACGTCCTCGAGCGCGGCGGCAGCGTCCGCCTGGTCGGCGACGACCAGCAGCTCGCCGCGATCGGCGCCGGCGGCGTGCTGCGCGACATCCGCGCCACCCACGGCGCGCTGCAGCTGACCGAGCTCGTCCGGTTCACCGACCCGGCCGAAGGCGCCGCCTCGCTGGCGCTGCGCGAGGGCAAGGGCGAGGCCCTGGGCTTCTACCTCGACCGCGACCGGGTGCACGTGGGCGACCTGGCCACCATGACCGAGGACGTGTTCGCGGCCTGGCAGGCCGACCGTGCCGCGGGCCTGGACGCGATCATGCTCGCCCCGACCCGCGAGCTGGTCAGCGAGCTCAACCAGCAGGCCCGCGCCCACCGACTCGAGGGGGCCGACCCCGCCAGCGTCGGCCCGGCCCGGCGCCTGGCCGACGGCAACGAGGCCAGCATCGGCGAGCTGATCATCACCCGCACCAACGACCGCAAGCTGCGCACCTCGGCCACCGACTGGGTCAAGAACGGCGACCGGTGGACCGTCCTCGGCCTCCACGAGGGCGGCGACCTGACCGTGCAGCACACCCAACACGGCCGCACCGTCCGCCTCCCCCGCGAGTACGTCGAGACCTCCACCGAACTCGGCTACGCCTGCACCGTGCACACCGCCCAGGGCGTCACCACCGACACCATGCACGGCCTGGCCACCGGCAACGAGTCGCGCCAGCAGCTCTACACGATGCTCACCCGAGGCAAGAGCGGCAACCACATCTACCTGCAGGTCGTCGGGGACGGCGACCCACACTCGGTGATCCACCCGACCCTGGTCCGCCCGCTCACCCCCACCGACATCCTCGAGTCGATGCTGGCCCGCGACGACGCCCAGCGGTCCGCGACCAGCCTCATGCGCGAGCAGGCCGACCCCGCCACCCAGCTCGGTGAGGCAGCCCAGCGCTACCTCGACAGCCTCTACGTCGCCGCCGAGAACCACCTCCGAAACACCGCCGGACCCGACGGCTCTAACGTGGTGGAGGCCCTGGACAGCACCGTCGACCAGCTACTTCCCGGCCTGGCCGATGAGGCTGCCTGGCCCACGCTGCGCGCCCATCTGCTGCTGCTTGGCGCCGCGGGTGAGAACCCCGTGGAGGCGATGCGCGCGGCCGCGAGCGACCGAGAACTGGTCTCGGCCGAGGACCGCGCCGCGGTGCTCGACTGGCGGCTAGACGCCTCCGGCATGCGCAACGTCGGCACCGGCCCACTGCCCTGGATTCCCGGCGTACCGGAGCGACTGGCCGACGACCCGCACTGGGGTGCCTACCTCGACCAGCGCGCGCACCTGGTCGACCAGCTCGCCGACGAGGTCCGCGGCCGGGCCGCGGCACAGACGTCGCTGCCGACCTGGGCGCAGAACGGGATCCGACCCGACACCGACACGGTGGCCGACGTCGAGGTCTGGCGAGCGGCCATGCAGGTCCCCCTCGACGACCGTCGCCCGACCGGCGCGCCGCAGCTACAGAAAGCCTCCTCCACCTACCAGCGACGGCTCAACCGGCGCATCACCGGCGACCACACCCCGGCGCTCACGGAATGGCGCCAACTGCTCTACTCGCTGGCCCCGCAGGTCCGCGGCGACGAGTTCACCCCGCTCCTTGCCGAACGGCTCGCGGCCATGTCGCGCGCCGGCGTTGAGGCCCACCAACTGCTCCGCACCGCCACGGCGGCTGACACTGGGGCCGGCCCTCTTCCTGATGAGCACGCCGCGGCGGCGCTGTGGTGGCGCATGGCACGCCACCTCTCGCCCGCCGTGGCCGCCCAGGTCGGGGACGGCTCTCACGGCGAGGGGGTCACCACCAGCTGGGCAGCGCAGTTGCCCGAACTGCTCAGCGATGAGCGGTCCGCCCGCATTCAGGCGAGCGCCTGGTGGCCCGCGCTGGTCTCCAACATCGACCACGGACTGCAGCGCGGCTGGCAGCTCGAAGCCCTGCTGTCGGCCGGGTCCGCCCTGCCCTCCGACGACATCGACGAGTGCCAGGCGCTGGTGTGGCGAACCTCGATCGCGCTCGAACCGATCCCCGACGAGCACGAGCACGACGACCACTTCGACGAGCCGCCGGTGGACATGTGGGACGGCGTCGAGCCCGACCCGGCCACGTTGGTCGACCACCCCGACGACACCGAATGGCCGCTCCCGCACGACCTCGAGGCCGACGGCGACCACCTGGTCGACCACCCCGAGCCGGACGAGGCGATCGACCAGGTCGACGTCGCCCCGGCGGCGGCCGACAACGTCGACGAGCAGCAGTTCGTCGAGGGCGACCTGACGCTGGCCGCGTACATCCGCGACCTCGGCGGCACCCCGCTCGAGCCGACCGCCGCCGATATCCGCCTCATGTACCAGCGGGCCGATGAGTGGTACTCCTTCCCCGTCACGCGCGAACGCATGATCGAGATCAACGAGATCACGCAGACCTTCTTCGAGTCCCGGTTCACCGACTCATGGGGTCGCGACTACCTCACCGGACGGTTCGGGATCGACCTCGCCGGGCACGAGCACTTCCGTCCCGGACAGGCGCCGGCCGGGTGGACCAACCTGGTCGACCACCTGCGCCACCGCGGCGTCAGCGGCGCCGAGATGTTGGCCACCGGGGTCGCCACCACCGCCAGCACCGGCCGACTGATCGACCGGTTCCGGGACCGAGTGATGTTCCCGGTGGTCCACAACGGTGAGGTGCTCGGGTTCGTCGGCCGACGCCGACCTGAACTCACCGACGCCGACCAAGCGAACGGCCGGGGCGGCCCGAAGTACCTGAACACCGCCGACACCCCGCTGTTCCACAAGGGCGCCCAGCTGTACGGCGTCGTCGACGAGCTCCTCGCCGAAGGCGCCGTCCCGGTCATCGTCGAGGGCCCCATGGACGCGATCGCGGTCACGCTGGCCAGCGCCGCTCGCTACGTCGGCGTGGCCCCGCTCGGCACGTCACTGACCGACGAGCAAGCCTCCCAGCTCGGCGGAATCGGCCGAGACCCGATCGTGGCCACCGACGCCGACCTCGCCGGCGAGGTCGCGGCCGAACGCGACTTCTGGATGCTCACCCCGCACGGTCTCGACCCCGGCTACGCCCGCTTCCCCGAGGGCCTGGACCCGGCCGACCTGCTCGCCCAACGCGGCCCCGCGGCCCTCACTGCATCGCTGGCCAGCGGCCAGACGCTGGGTGACCAACTGCTCTCCGAGCGGCTCGACAACCTCGCGCCCGAGCAGGCCCGCGTGGCCGCGATGCGAGTCCTTGCCGCCCGGCCCAGCCGCGCCTGGGCGCCGGGCACCAACCTGGTGCGCGCCCGACTGAAGCTCTCCCAACTGCAGTCGCGGCGGGACCTGCGCGACGCCATCAAGGCGTGGGACGCCGACCCCCGCAGGGCCGCCCGGGCCGAGCTGAACAGCAGCAGCGAGGTCCGCGCCCGCCTTGAGGCCGCGGCCGCGAAGTCGCCGGCGGAACGCTGGGCCCCGCTGGCCCGCGAGGTCGACCCGCGCCTGGCGGAGCAGGACGACTGGCCCGCCACCGCCGCGATGCTGCAACAGGCCCACGAGCAAGGCCACGACGTCAGCGCCGCTACCCGCGCCCTGGTCGCAGCAGCACCCCTGGGCGACGCCCCCGCCCGCGAACTGCGCTACCGGCTGGTTCGGCAGGTTGGATTCGGCGAACACGACGCCGAATCCACCGACCGTGACGCCCCGAAGCGCCGGCGCGACGCGGGTACTGGACATGAGCTCGGCTCTTCGAACCCAGTGCACCGCAGCCGCCGCCGGTAG
- a CDS encoding molybdopterin guanine dinucleotide-containing S/N-oxide reductase: protein MTTFPLTLTHWGAYRMRHVPGGATEALPFENDPDPSSLGRSMAGAWNSQARILRPAVRQGYLKYGPGAGVRGKEPFVEVPWELAVELVSGELTRVTKAFGSEAIFGGSYGWSSAGRFHHAQGQLHRFLNCAGGYTSSVNTYSVAAGEVILPHVLGLDPQDMMYNGMQPSWKDMAENAELVVAFGGMSMKNRQVGAGGPVRHLASSAVKSISDAGVRFVNVSFTRDDAPPLDKMTHFAVRPCTDVPLMLALAHTIIVEGLFDEQFVARCTVGFDEFLPYLMGVSDGIPKDAAWASGVCGCSAGSIRALARDMARSRTLITAAMSLQRQEHGEQTWWMAVVLAALLGQIGLPGRGIGFGYASLSPVGNDETPTAWPHLPQGLNAVKTFIPVARMADMLLNPGGHHQYNGRELTFPDIRLVWWAGGNPFHHHQDLNRLIKAWQKPETVIAHEVFWNAHARHADIVLPATTALERNDLGCAHLDPHLIAMKQMSEPLGEAQSDYAILTQIARAVGIADEYTEGRNEAEWLRYLYKQLEHSPALGGKTIPSFDEFWDQGWLEVPFDRAGQRERLGEALRRDPDANPLDTPSGRIEIFSSTIDGFGYADCPGHPMWLEPLEWPGADIAARFPLYLSSNQPAHRLHSQYDQGVVSVDAKVEGRERIRLSIQDAAERSIENGMIVRVFNDRGACLAAAWVDEGLEAGVVQLPTGAWYFPSVSDTGPIESHGNPNVLTADRPTSRLAAGPSINALVQVEAWTYPLPDLAPFEAPQFVVPRTFPANAWARRTGLAPLSVIPSSRQP, encoded by the coding sequence ATGACGACCTTTCCGCTGACACTCACTCATTGGGGCGCATACCGGATGCGGCACGTCCCCGGTGGGGCCACCGAGGCATTGCCATTCGAGAATGACCCAGATCCGTCGTCACTGGGGAGGTCTATGGCTGGGGCGTGGAATTCCCAAGCCAGGATCCTTCGGCCAGCGGTACGCCAGGGCTACCTGAAGTACGGACCCGGCGCTGGGGTACGCGGCAAGGAACCTTTCGTCGAGGTGCCTTGGGAGCTCGCGGTGGAACTTGTGTCGGGCGAGCTCACGCGTGTGACCAAGGCATTCGGCAGCGAGGCGATCTTTGGTGGTTCGTACGGCTGGAGCAGTGCTGGCCGCTTCCACCACGCACAGGGCCAACTGCACAGATTCCTGAACTGTGCTGGCGGGTACACCAGCTCGGTCAACACGTACTCGGTTGCGGCAGGTGAAGTGATCCTCCCGCACGTGCTCGGGCTCGACCCTCAGGACATGATGTACAACGGGATGCAACCGAGTTGGAAGGACATGGCGGAGAACGCAGAGCTCGTGGTCGCGTTCGGTGGCATGTCGATGAAGAACCGACAAGTGGGCGCGGGCGGTCCGGTACGGCACCTGGCGTCGAGCGCGGTCAAGTCGATCTCGGATGCGGGCGTTCGCTTCGTCAATGTCAGTTTCACACGCGACGACGCACCGCCGCTCGACAAGATGACCCACTTCGCTGTGCGCCCGTGCACCGACGTGCCGCTGATGCTCGCGCTCGCTCACACGATCATCGTGGAAGGACTGTTCGACGAGCAGTTCGTCGCCCGTTGCACGGTTGGGTTTGACGAGTTCTTGCCCTACCTGATGGGCGTTTCCGATGGCATCCCCAAGGACGCGGCGTGGGCCAGTGGTGTGTGCGGATGTAGTGCTGGGTCGATCCGCGCACTTGCCCGCGACATGGCGCGATCGCGGACACTCATCACGGCCGCCATGTCCTTGCAGAGACAAGAGCACGGGGAACAGACCTGGTGGATGGCCGTCGTCCTTGCGGCCCTGTTAGGGCAGATTGGTCTTCCCGGACGTGGGATCGGCTTCGGATACGCGAGCCTGAGCCCCGTGGGAAACGACGAAACGCCAACGGCATGGCCCCACTTGCCTCAGGGACTCAACGCGGTGAAGACCTTCATTCCCGTAGCCCGGATGGCTGACATGTTGTTGAACCCCGGCGGCCATCACCAGTACAACGGTCGGGAACTCACGTTTCCCGACATCAGACTTGTCTGGTGGGCAGGCGGCAACCCGTTCCACCACCACCAGGATCTCAACCGGCTCATCAAGGCGTGGCAGAAACCCGAGACTGTGATCGCCCACGAAGTCTTCTGGAACGCCCACGCACGCCATGCCGACATCGTGTTGCCCGCGACGACCGCTCTGGAACGCAATGACCTTGGCTGCGCACACCTCGACCCCCACCTGATCGCAATGAAGCAAATGTCAGAGCCACTGGGCGAGGCCCAGTCGGACTACGCGATCCTGACCCAGATCGCGCGTGCGGTCGGGATCGCCGACGAGTACACCGAGGGTCGCAACGAGGCCGAGTGGCTCCGTTACCTGTATAAGCAACTCGAGCACAGCCCTGCCCTCGGTGGAAAGACCATTCCGTCCTTCGACGAGTTCTGGGATCAGGGGTGGCTCGAGGTTCCATTCGACCGCGCCGGGCAACGTGAACGACTCGGCGAGGCGCTACGCCGTGATCCGGATGCCAACCCCCTCGACACACCCTCGGGACGCATCGAGATCTTCTCCTCGACCATCGACGGGTTCGGCTACGCCGACTGCCCAGGCCACCCCATGTGGCTGGAGCCTCTGGAATGGCCAGGAGCGGACATCGCGGCCCGCTTCCCCCTCTATCTGAGCTCCAACCAGCCGGCGCATCGACTACACAGCCAGTACGACCAGGGCGTTGTGAGCGTCGACGCAAAAGTAGAAGGGCGCGAGCGGATCAGGTTGAGTATTCAAGACGCGGCAGAACGATCCATTGAGAACGGAATGATCGTGCGAGTCTTCAATGATCGCGGCGCCTGTCTCGCCGCAGCATGGGTAGACGAGGGTCTCGAGGCGGGAGTGGTTCAGCTCCCCACCGGGGCTTGGTACTTCCCTTCGGTCTCCGACACCGGGCCAATCGAGAGTCACGGCAACCCAAATGTTCTGACAGCCGATCGGCCGACGTCACGCCTAGCCGCAGGACCGTCCATCAATGCCCTCGTGCAGGTTGAAGCCTGGACTTACCCCCTGCCCGACCTCGCGCCCTTTGAAGCGCCGCAGTTCGTCGTCCCACGAACATTCCCCGCGAACGCGTGGGCTCGTCGCACAGGCCTCGCGCCTCTGTCCGTAATCCCTTCAAGCCGTCAGCCGTAG
- a CDS encoding DUF1097 family protein produces the protein MLQRIRGALPLSLAIALLAFAWVEVSLNFTFHWVTSGDLGVGLELPSNLQLITPAAFIAWAVFFAAGADSAALAKTVVSSIVGATAALLLMLISPKLAELPDFWSIALVIGVLVFAAVMLTVTGDGYYVPGVFVAFAAVVFWWFATGLDGWAVNGGGVGNSIAALGKPETAGTGAFGGVFSTPVEWVYISSLVSLVCGSLLGVASVRLAGALGFLAGKPAAETVDA, from the coding sequence ATGCTCCAACGCATCAGGGGCGCGCTGCCCCTCAGCCTGGCCATTGCCCTGCTCGCGTTCGCTTGGGTGGAGGTCTCGCTGAACTTCACTTTTCACTGGGTGACGAGTGGAGATCTGGGTGTCGGCCTCGAACTGCCGAGCAACCTGCAGTTGATCACTCCGGCGGCGTTCATTGCGTGGGCAGTGTTCTTCGCGGCCGGAGCGGACTCTGCCGCCTTGGCCAAGACGGTTGTCAGTTCGATTGTCGGCGCCACCGCGGCACTCCTCCTGATGCTGATTTCACCCAAATTGGCAGAACTACCTGACTTCTGGAGCATCGCGCTCGTGATCGGCGTCCTGGTGTTCGCTGCGGTCATGCTGACGGTGACGGGCGATGGGTATTACGTTCCCGGCGTGTTTGTCGCGTTTGCCGCGGTGGTCTTCTGGTGGTTCGCGACTGGCCTCGACGGCTGGGCCGTCAACGGCGGCGGGGTGGGCAACTCAATTGCTGCTTTGGGAAAGCCGGAAACGGCGGGCACGGGAGCCTTCGGTGGCGTGTTCTCCACTCCAGTCGAATGGGTGTACATCTCGTCGCTCGTGTCGCTCGTGTGCGGAAGCCTGCTCGGCGTTGCGTCGGTCAGGCTGGCTGGAGCTCTTGGGTTCCTGGCCGGAAAGCCGGCAGCAGAGACGGTCGACGCCTGA